A segment of the Candidatus Pelagisphaera phototrophica genome:
CCGAAGTGGACCAATTGTAGGAGCAAAATGGTGCTTCGATCTCTATTCCTTTGGGAATATAGAGAAGGACACCGTTGGTCACGAACGCGGAATGAAGATGGGCAAACTTTTCCGAGCCAAGATCGATGCCTTGTTTCATGAAGTAATCTCGAAGCAAATCGCTATGCTCGACGATCGCCTCGCTCAAAGGTGACCAGATAACCCCTTGGTCGGTCAGCTCTTTGGGAGCCCGGTTTGCCTTCACAACCTTGTTGTCTGCAATTACATAACCGCCCGCTTGTGCTCCAGTGAAACGAGACTGTTCGACCAGGGATGAGACATTGGCTGAAACGCTATCCCGGTCGAACTGGAATTTTCCGAGACTGAGATTGTTTCGATTGGCGAAGCGCCAATTCTCGTCATTCCGCCTCGGCCTCGGCATGTTTGCATAAGATTCAAACGCGTTCGTCTTGAACTCTCTCCACCATTTAGGAACGGTATTCAAGGAATCCATATGATTCTGAAAGGCGTATCGAATCGCCTCGTCAACACCTGCTTCGGCTTCCATTAAAGGGTCTTCTATTAGTGAGGTCACTGCGTGATTTATAAATTAGTTAAAATATCCGGCTGATGAAATAAGTTAGCCAACGGAGCCTTCCATTTCCAATTCGATTAAACGTTTTAGCTCAACGCTGTACTCCATCGGGAACTGTCTGGTGAGATCATTGACGAATCCATTCACGCTTAAACTCATCGCACCAGCCTCGCTGAGTCCGCGTTGCTGCATGTAGAATATTTGTTCTGCGGATACCTTACTGACTGAAGCTTCATGCTGCACATAATTTCGGTCGCCCCTTACGGTTATTGCTGGATAGGTGTCCGTGCGGGAATCGGAATTGATTAGAAGGGCATCGCACTCCGTGTTATTCTTGCAGCCTTTTAAGTGTTTTGGGATATGCACCTGGCCTCGGTAGGTCGATCGTCCCTTTCCCACGCTTATCGACTTCGATATCACATTGCTAGTGGTTTCGTCTGCCGCATGGATCATCTTGGCACCGGTGTCTTGGTGCTGATCATCGTTGGCTAAGGCTATACTCAAGACTTCTCCTCGGGCTTTGCGTCCTTTGAGTATCACCCCTGGATACTTCATCGTTAGTCTTGAGCCAATATTGCAATCGATCCATTTGACGACTGAGTTCTCATGGGCGATCGCCCGTTTTGTCACAAGGTTGAATACGTTGCTCGACCAATTTTGGACGGTTATATATTCGATTTTGGCGCCCGGCATAGCGACGAGCTCAACGACGGCGCTATGGAGTGTGGCAGTGTCGAATTTTGGTGCCGTACATCCCTCCATGTAGGTGACTTCCGATCCTTCATCGGCGATAATCAACGTTCGTTCGAATTGGCCGAAATTTTCTGCGTTGATGCGGAAGTAGGCCTGTAGAGGGTGGCTTACCTTGACCCCAGGCGGGACATAGATGAATGAGCCACCCGAAAACACTGCACTGTTCAATGCTGAGAACTTGTTGTCACCAGTCGGTATGACTTTCCCAAACCACTTCTTGAATATTTCGGGGTGCTCCATGAGCCCGTCTGTACTGCCCATGAATATTACCCCATCCTTTGCGACTGCTTCCTTGATATTTGAATACGCTGCTTCGGAGTCGAACTGAGCCTCAACCCCTGCCAGGAATTTTCGTTCATTCTCTGGAATGCCAAGCCGTTCGAAGGTTTCTTTGACCTCATCTGGAACGTCGTCCCAACTTTTCTTGGCACGCTGGTCGCCTGCGAGGTAGTAGCGGATCTTGTTGAAGTCGATATTCTCCAGATCCTTGGTGGCCCAATGCGTGGGCATTGGTTTGTCTTGAAAAACTTTCAGAGCCCGTTTACGAAAATCGCGGATCCAGTCGTCTTCGCCCTTAACATCGCAGATGTAGTCGACCGTACCTTCGTTCAAGCCGACGCCGGCGTCGAACTTGTGAGTTTCGGCGTATTTGAAATCCCCTTTTTCCCGATCGATCTCTATATTGTTGGTTGCAGTTGTCATCTTCTTTAGGTGCTGGTTTTGGGTCCTCTAAGCGGCGTTTTCTGCGATTTCCTTGATCCAGTCGTAACCCTTACTTTCGAGCTCTAGAGCGAGACTCTTGTCACCGCTTTTAACGATGCGGCCGTCATACATTACATGGACCTTGTTTGGTACGATATAGTCGAGCAGGCGTTGATAGTGGGTGATGACGAGAGCACCTAGTTCCGGCCCTCGAAGTGCGTTTACTCCCTCGGAGACAATTTTCAATGCGTCAATATCCAAGCCCGAGTCCGTTTCATCCAAAATGGCGTACTTAGGATTGAGCATGGCTAACTGTAGGATCTCACAACGTTTCTTTTCTCCTCCAGAGAATCCTTCGTTGATAGAACGGGAAGTGAATTTCCGATCGATCTTGAGCGTATCCATTTTCTCATAGAGCTCCTTGTAGTATGCAGGAGCATCAAGATCTTCGCCCTCTGGCAGACGCGCATTTCTCGCCGCCCGGATGAAGTTGGCGATCGATACGCCTGGTATTTCCATTGGGTATTGAAAGGCGAGGAAGAGACCCGCCCGAGAGCGTTCGTCTACTTCCATCTCAATTATCGACTCTCCATCCATCAAGGCGTCGCCACTGGTAATTTCGTAGTCGGGATGGCCGGCTAGCGCCTTTGCCAAAGTACTTTTGCCGGTACCGTTGGGTCCCATGATGGCATGCACTTCGCCCTTAGGAATAGTAAGGCTGAAGTCCTTTATGATCTGCTTATCGCCGATACTTACGTTTAGGTTCTTTATTTCGAGTGATGCGCTCATGAAAAATTTAGTTGAGAGGGTTCGCCGCTTTCTTTGGCAGGTTGTGCTTTCGTCGCACTCCTCCCGCGAAAAGTGATATCGATCGAGCTGGGTTCAAAGTTCTCAGGCAAGAGGCTGGAAAGCTTATCGAGAATTTCAGGTTCGAGCTGTACGTCGAAAACCTGCCCGGTATCGTTATCATGGAAATGGGCGTGCTCGGATAGGTTGGGGCAGAATCGCGTTGATTCCCGTTCGAGGTGAACCTGTTTGACTAGGTGGCACTGAACGAGCGTGTCGAGGCAGTTATATACTGTCGCGAGAGATATGCTTGGCATATCTGCTTTGACGCGGGCGAATATCTCGTCAGCCGTAGGATGGTCCTGTTTAGAGAGAATCGCATTAAAGACGACTTCTCTTTGACGCGTGGATCGAAGTCCCGCCTGCGCGAGCTTTCGGTTGAGCGTCTCTGTGGTGACTTCTGAGTTCATTTTATCTATACGTGGTGGCTCTAACTAAGAATCAATCTCAATACCAACAAGAAACTGGAATAATTCTAAATATCAAGAGTAAATTGGAATCATTCTAGATAAAGACTGCTCTAAATGGGAATTGGGCAAGTCTGGTTTACGGCATTTTTATGACCTTGAGTCGAGCCAATGGGGCCCACTTGGACCAGGCGGAAAGTTGATTGGCTTGCGACAAACATTTCAGGTATGATCAAACAGGATTTAGTCCGACTCCGCCAAGTAGCGCTCGGCTTCAATAGCTGCTTGGCAACCCATCCCAGCAGCGGTGATCGCCTGACGGTAGACGTGGTCGGCACAGTCGCCAGAGACGTATACACCAGGAATATTGGTCTTAACCTGACTGCCGGTTTCCGGAACAAAGTAGCCGTTTTCGTCCACCTTGATGGCATTGGCGAAAGGTCCCGTATTGGGAAGGTGCCCGATGGCGATAAAAACCCCCTTGCAAGGAAGTTCCGATTGTTCAAGGGAAACCCGATTCTTTAATCGAACGCTACTTACGTTTCCTGTGTCGTCAGCGACGATTGCTTCGACGACGGTATCCCAGAGCACTTCAATTTTTTCGTGGGCGAGAGTTCTGTCTGCCATGATCTTTGATGCTCGAAGCGCGTCTCGGCGGTGAATTAAGGTGATCTTTCTACAAAATCGAGTGAGAAAGAGGGCTTCTTCGCAAGCGGTATCCCCACCCCCAACGACTACAACATCCATATTGCGGTAAAAGGCTCCATCGCAGGTGGCGCAAGTGGTGACTCCTTTGCCCCCAAACATCTCCTTTTCACCGGGTACTCCCAATAGCCTGGGAGAGGCTCCAGTGGCAATGATAACAGAGCGGGCCTTGTACTCACGGGATGAAGTTTTGAGTGTATAGGCGGATTGGGAAAAGTCGACGGACTCAATTTGGCTTTGTTCGAAGCGCGTGCCAAAGCGAGTCGCTTGCTTACGCAAATTGTCCATTAGCATAAAGCCGTCAATTCCGTCTGGGAATCCAGGGAAATTCTCCACCTCACTGGTCTGAGTCAGCTGGCCACCGGGCAGGTTGCCCTCAAGGACGAGTGGGTTTAAGTTGGCGCGAGCGGTGTAAATCGCTGCAGTAAGGCCAGAGCAGCCGGTGCCAATGATGACGACGTTTTCTGTATCGTTAGACATGTTGGGTTTGGATTCAGATTTGAAAGTAGTTGGTTGGCGATGATAAAAATAGATCTGTTTCGCCACGGAGAAGCCAGGTTGAGAATAGCTTTGCAACCACGGCCCTCTCCCTTAAGCGGTTTTTGGTGGACTCAATCATAGATACGCACACGCACCTAGAAAGATTTTATCGCAAAGGAAATCTGGACAGCGTTCTTGAGGCTGCGGTGAATGAAGGCGTTGACCGTATGGTAACGGTGGGTACTGACTTTGACGATTGGGACCTGTACGGGGAGCTTGCAAAGTCGTATCAGGGTAAGATCGACTATACCGTTGGAATCCATCCCTGTTCGGTGGATGGGAGTTGGGAACTGGCTTTTCGAAAGATTGCCAATTTCTGGACAAGAGAGAAGGTGCCCGTTGCCCTTGGCGAAATCGGACTAGATCGGTTTCATCTCCCAGAGGATGAATCGGATGCTGAAAGGGTTTTCAACCTGCAATTAGACGCGTTTCGGGCTCAGCTGGAAATTTCAAAGAAACTAAACGTACCCGTAGTCGTGCACTCGCGGGGGGCTTTCAGGGAATGTGTAGAGTTGATTGACGATTCAGGTATGGATTGGACCCGGGTTGTGTTTCACTGCTTTTCGGAAGGGCCTGGAGAGATGAAGCAACTCATGGATCGAGGCGCGTTTGGAAGCTTCACTGGAATCATAACTTTCAAGAACGCCGAGTCGATTCGGGATGCGGCGAAACTGCAGGGATTGGGGCGATTGATGATAGAAACGGACGCGCCTTATTTGGCTCCGATGCCGCATCGCGGCAAGCCGAACGAACCTTCCTACTTACGCCACACGGCAGATTACTGTGCGGTAGTTTTTGGGACGACCCCAAGCGAGCTGGCGGCGGTGACTACAGAAAACGCGTTCAGCTTTTACGGTTTGAGGTAAACCTAGGCGACTGACACTTCGGACAACTAGGTAGATCCAGAAGCTCTACTTTTCGTCGAACTTCGACGCGAAAAGCGTCTCGAGCTCGTCCAAAGCCTGCTTTGCGTCTTGTCCAGAGGCGATGGCCTTGATCTCTGATCCCTTGCTCGCAGCTAGCATCATAAGGCCCATGATGGACTTGCCGTTCACCTGTTCGTCATCCTTTTCAAAAAACATGTCACTCTCGTATTTGTTCGCGGCGCGCACGATCATGGCAGCAGGACGAGCGTGAATTCCCATTTGGTTTTGAACCAAGAGAATTCGTTCGACGGATTGTCCTTCTTGATGGAGGTTCGAAGAGTCCACTTACGGCTTCAAATAGTGTTATGGCTTTTAAAACAAGCGATAATTCAAAAATTTGCGAGTTCACAAATCTCGTTGGGCCGTTTTTATAGCGGTCTATGTTAGCGATTATTGCTCCCGCTCGTCTTGCCTCCACTAGGTTTCCCGAAAAGCTTCTCTATCCGATTAAGGGTAAGCCGCTCATTTTGTGGGTGGCAGAACGTTTGCAAGAACAAGCGCCGGAAATACCACGGTATTTTGCGGTGGATGACTTGCGACTGGAGACAGTATTGCGAGACGCGGGGCATAAAACTATCACGACGCGTGATGACCACACTTGCGGGACGGACCGTCTAGCTGAAGCGAACGAGAAAATTGGAGCTGAGTGGTTAATCAATGTTCAGGGGGATGAACCTCTAGTGACTCGAGGGCAAATTCTAGCACTGGAGTCTCTGCTAAAAGAGGGCGCTTATATGGCGACTCTGGCGACTCGATTCAATACGAGGGCTGAGTTTCTCGATCCCAACCAGGTTAAGTTAGTGATGGACACGGCCCAAAACGCTTTGTATTTTTCCCGAGCGTCGATTCCGCATGACCGGGATGGATTCGAGATTTTTGATGATGACTGGGTGGCCAGGGCTCCCGCCTATCGGCATATAGGGCTATACGGATATCGAGCGGATTTTCTTCGGACCTACTGCAGTTTGCCGGAAGGAAAACTGGAAATGGTAGAGAGGCTTGAGCAACTTCGCGTTTTGGAAAACGGCTATGACATTAAGGTCGCTCTCACGGATGAGCTATCGATTGGAATCGACACTCTCAATGATGCGGCACTCTTCGAGGAATACTTGAATCGAATTTAGGCAACACCGATTGCTGGTCGCTCTAGGCGGGCGCGGCAGCGTTTGCGGCGACCATTTTGTAGAATTTCTCGAAATTGGGGTTAGCGTCGCTCGGTCCGGGACCCGCCTCGGGATGATATTGTACGGAAAAGACAGGTTTGTCCTTCAAGCGAA
Coding sequences within it:
- the sufC gene encoding Fe-S cluster assembly ATPase SufC, whose amino-acid sequence is MSASLEIKNLNVSIGDKQIIKDFSLTIPKGEVHAIMGPNGTGKSTLAKALAGHPDYEITSGDALMDGESIIEMEVDERSRAGLFLAFQYPMEIPGVSIANFIRAARNARLPEGEDLDAPAYYKELYEKMDTLKIDRKFTSRSINEGFSGGEKKRCEILQLAMLNPKYAILDETDSGLDIDALKIVSEGVNALRGPELGALVITHYQRLLDYIVPNKVHVMYDGRIVKSGDKSLALELESKGYDWIKEIAENAA
- the trxB gene encoding thioredoxin-disulfide reductase, translating into MSNDTENVVIIGTGCSGLTAAIYTARANLNPLVLEGNLPGGQLTQTSEVENFPGFPDGIDGFMLMDNLRKQATRFGTRFEQSQIESVDFSQSAYTLKTSSREYKARSVIIATGASPRLLGVPGEKEMFGGKGVTTCATCDGAFYRNMDVVVVGGGDTACEEALFLTRFCRKITLIHRRDALRASKIMADRTLAHEKIEVLWDTVVEAIVADDTGNVSSVRLKNRVSLEQSELPCKGVFIAIGHLPNTGPFANAIKVDENGYFVPETGSQVKTNIPGVYVSGDCADHVYRQAITAAGMGCQAAIEAERYLAESD
- the kdsB gene encoding 3-deoxy-manno-octulosonate cytidylyltransferase; the protein is MLAIIAPARLASTRFPEKLLYPIKGKPLILWVAERLQEQAPEIPRYFAVDDLRLETVLRDAGHKTITTRDDHTCGTDRLAEANEKIGAEWLINVQGDEPLVTRGQILALESLLKEGAYMATLATRFNTRAEFLDPNQVKLVMDTAQNALYFSRASIPHDRDGFEIFDDDWVARAPAYRHIGLYGYRADFLRTYCSLPEGKLEMVERLEQLRVLENGYDIKVALTDELSIGIDTLNDAALFEEYLNRI
- a CDS encoding Fur family transcriptional regulator, coding for MNSEVTTETLNRKLAQAGLRSTRQREVVFNAILSKQDHPTADEIFARVKADMPSISLATVYNCLDTLVQCHLVKQVHLERESTRFCPNLSEHAHFHDNDTGQVFDVQLEPEILDKLSSLLPENFEPSSIDITFRGRSATKAQPAKESGEPSQLNFS
- a CDS encoding HPr family phosphocarrier protein encodes the protein MDSSNLHQEGQSVERILLVQNQMGIHARPAAMIVRAANKYESDMFFEKDDEQVNGKSIMGLMMLAASKGSEIKAIASGQDAKQALDELETLFASKFDEK
- the sufB gene encoding Fe-S cluster assembly protein SufB is translated as MTTATNNIEIDREKGDFKYAETHKFDAGVGLNEGTVDYICDVKGEDDWIRDFRKRALKVFQDKPMPTHWATKDLENIDFNKIRYYLAGDQRAKKSWDDVPDEVKETFERLGIPENERKFLAGVEAQFDSEAAYSNIKEAVAKDGVIFMGSTDGLMEHPEIFKKWFGKVIPTGDNKFSALNSAVFSGGSFIYVPPGVKVSHPLQAYFRINAENFGQFERTLIIADEGSEVTYMEGCTAPKFDTATLHSAVVELVAMPGAKIEYITVQNWSSNVFNLVTKRAIAHENSVVKWIDCNIGSRLTMKYPGVILKGRKARGEVLSIALANDDQHQDTGAKMIHAADETTSNVISKSISVGKGRSTYRGQVHIPKHLKGCKNNTECDALLINSDSRTDTYPAITVRGDRNYVQHEASVSKVSAEQIFYMQQRGLSEAGAMSLSVNGFVNDLTRQFPMEYSVELKRLIELEMEGSVG
- a CDS encoding TatD family hydrolase, with amino-acid sequence MDSIIDTHTHLERFYRKGNLDSVLEAAVNEGVDRMVTVGTDFDDWDLYGELAKSYQGKIDYTVGIHPCSVDGSWELAFRKIANFWTREKVPVALGEIGLDRFHLPEDESDAERVFNLQLDAFRAQLEISKKLNVPVVVHSRGAFRECVELIDDSGMDWTRVVFHCFSEGPGEMKQLMDRGAFGSFTGIITFKNAESIRDAAKLQGLGRLMIETDAPYLAPMPHRGKPNEPSYLRHTADYCAVVFGTTPSELAAVTTENAFSFYGLR